The window TGCGTACCCGCACCGGTGCCAGCATTGTGGGTATCGAACGCCAGGGGGAAAACATCATCAATCCAGACATCTCCGAAGAGATCCGGGTGGGCGACTCCATCCTACTCATCGGCAACGCGGGGCAGATCGAACGCGCCAAACTGGCCTTGCAATAAGCCCCCTCACATCTGGTATTCGAACAACCGGCAGAACGCGCCTTGCAAACGTCGGCCTAACGACAAGTTTAAATCCTCTCGCCCCAATTTTTTGCTGCGCTGCAGGTCCCGCTCCACCATGTCTCGTTGTCGGGCACTGAATCCATCATCGAGAACATTCAGGTTATTCTCATCGTTGATGAAAAAGGAGCGCTGATCCAAATTGGCAGAACCAGCCATGCTTAGATGACCATCCACAATGACCAGCTTACCATGCGTCATTGTGGGCTGAAATTCATACAACTCCGCCCCGGCAGCCAACAGCGTGCGCAAGTAGCGGGTATTCACTGAGCGTGAGGCCGGAAAATCAATGTGCTCTCCTGGGATGATGACCTGCACTTTCACACCCCGCTTCCGCGCTTGGAGTAAAGCCTCAAGCAAAGGCCGATTCGGAATGAAGTAAGCATGAGCAATGACGATGGACTCCTGCGCAGACCGGAAAGCCAGCAAGTAAGAACTCCCCAGTGTGTCCCCCTGTTTTTCGGGAGAGCCCGGCACCATTTGAGCCTTCAGCTTCCCCTCTGCTACCAGCGCTGGGTAGTAGGCAGGGCCCGTCAGGCGCTGTCCGGTCATCTCCTCCCAGTTGTCATTGAAGTTATCCTGCAATTGCGCCACCACGGGCCCGCGCAGTTCATACTGCGTATCACGCCAGCGGTTCACATTTTCTGCATGGCTATCCCAGCAGTAGGCCCAGCCTGCCCCACCCATGTAACCCACCTTGCCATCAGCCACGAGAACCCGGCGGTGAGTGCGGTGGATGAACTTCCACGGCCACAGCACGTTCATCGGACGGTAGAGATGCAGTTGCACCCCCGCATCCCGCATGGCTTGTAGATTCCCCTCCCCATACTTGGAGCAGCCAAACGCATCCAAAATAACATGCACCTTCACACCAGCCCGGGCACGTTCGGCAAACATCTGGCTAAACAGCCGTGTCGGCTCACTGTCCACGCACACATAAGATTCAAAAGTGATCGTCTCCCTGGCTTCGCGCATGGACCGCAGCATGGCGGGATAATAGTTACCGCCATTTTCCAGCGTTCGGATGGCGTTGCCATTCGTCCATGAGGTCTTTCCCACACGCGCCAGTTCCTCAGCAAAAGGCGCGGACTTTACGGGGGCGGGTGTTTTTGAAACACGTTGAAACCCGACCGCCACACAGGAACTGAGCGCCGGCAGGCAAAGAAGGGCAAGGAAGAACTGTCTGCAAACCATCGCCGCCACTATGCACGCAGACATCTGGACGACGAGGGCCAACATGCTGAAAAAACACCCACTAACGCCGACGACGTAGCCCCAGCCCCGCTAGCCCCAGCCCGCAGAGAAATACCCGCCCCGGTTCAGGCACCAGTGCATTCATGCCGAGCACCAGCGTGTCTTCACGCTGGAAGACATAAAAGCCGGGCACGTCAGAAACCACCTCAAAGAGATTGGTCACATCCGCATAGATGCCCTGCTGCGCCCGTAGAAAGGTCCAATCATAGAGCTCGGGGTTTGTGATCGCGGAGGTCCCACTGAGATACAGCGTGATCTTTTCCCCCTCATTCACCAGCGTTTCCAACCAACCGCTGAGGTTTAGCCGAGGCGCAAACTCGCCGCCCGTGGCGTGTGCTTTCAGACTCAGCGCACTGCCGCCTTCTAGCATGAGATTGTTCATCTGGGCGGTCGTCACATTCTGCCCGATCTCCAGCGTCCCATTGTCCTTGACCACAATCTGGCCGATGCCCAGTGACTGCGCATGTTTAGTCACCAGCCGTGCCGAAGTCCCTGCCAGGCCGCCGATGGTGACCGTACCCGTTAGGCCAGCGTTCGTGCCGCTGAGCGTCGTCGTCCCCGCTAGTACATTCACATTCAGTGTGCT of the Prosthecobacter dejongeii genome contains:
- a CDS encoding phospholipase D-like domain-containing protein translates to MSACIVAAMVCRQFFLALLCLPALSSCVAVGFQRVSKTPAPVKSAPFAEELARVGKTSWTNGNAIRTLENGGNYYPAMLRSMREARETITFESYVCVDSEPTRLFSQMFAERARAGVKVHVILDAFGCSKYGEGNLQAMRDAGVQLHLYRPMNVLWPWKFIHRTHRRVLVADGKVGYMGGAGWAYCWDSHAENVNRWRDTQYELRGPVVAQLQDNFNDNWEEMTGQRLTGPAYYPALVAEGKLKAQMVPGSPEKQGDTLGSSYLLAFRSAQESIVIAHAYFIPNRPLLEALLQARKRGVKVQVIIPGEHIDFPASRSVNTRYLRTLLAAGAELYEFQPTMTHGKLVIVDGHLSMAGSANLDQRSFFINDENNLNVLDDGFSARQRDMVERDLQRSKKLGREDLNLSLGRRLQGAFCRLFEYQM